One window of Flavobacterium ammonificans genomic DNA carries:
- the leuB gene encoding 3-isopropylmalate dehydrogenase gives MNLKIAVLSGDGIGPEVTLQAKKVLQAIAFVHQHEFIFEDALIGAIAIEKTGKPLPEQTLNLCKNTDSILFGAIGDPKYDSDPTSKIRPEQGLLQLRKELGLFANIRPIKAYPKLINSSPVKKEVIEGTDFVVFRELNGGMYFGKKTTNDSGTYASDLCEYNEDEIVKISHLAFKAAQTRRKKVTLVDKANVLETSRLWRKVVTKIAAEYPDVTLECMYVDNASMQIIVNPRQFDILLTDNLFGDILSDEASVISGSIGLMSSASLGEKYSLFEPIHGCYTEAKGKNIANPIASILSVALLLEHFGLDVESKKVIAAVEKAIVNNVITVDLKVDSQFGTNEVGDFISNYILNEGDLYFKKDFVQLGQSTIV, from the coding sequence ATGAATTTAAAAATAGCCGTATTATCAGGAGATGGAATAGGTCCAGAAGTAACCTTGCAAGCAAAAAAAGTATTGCAAGCTATTGCCTTTGTGCACCAACATGAATTTATTTTCGAAGATGCTTTGATTGGTGCAATAGCAATTGAAAAAACAGGAAAGCCATTGCCTGAGCAAACTTTAAACTTATGTAAAAACACTGATTCTATTTTATTTGGGGCAATTGGAGATCCAAAATACGATTCTGATCCAACATCTAAAATACGTCCAGAGCAAGGATTACTTCAGCTTAGAAAGGAGTTGGGTTTATTTGCCAATATCAGACCAATTAAGGCATATCCTAAGTTAATTAATTCATCACCTGTTAAAAAAGAGGTTATAGAAGGCACTGATTTTGTTGTCTTTAGAGAGTTGAACGGCGGAATGTACTTTGGAAAAAAGACAACTAATGATTCAGGTACTTATGCATCTGATTTATGTGAATACAATGAAGATGAAATTGTAAAAATTTCACATTTAGCTTTTAAAGCAGCACAAACTCGACGTAAAAAAGTCACTTTGGTGGACAAAGCTAATGTATTGGAAACATCTAGATTGTGGAGAAAAGTTGTTACAAAGATTGCTGCAGAATATCCAGACGTTACTTTAGAATGTATGTATGTTGATAATGCTTCGATGCAAATTATTGTAAATCCGAGACAGTTTGATATTTTATTAACTGATAATTTGTTTGGCGATATTTTATCGGATGAAGCTAGTGTTATTTCAGGTTCTATCGGTTTAATGTCATCAGCCTCTTTAGGTGAAAAATATTCTTTATTTGAACCTATTCATGGTTGTTATACTGAAGCTAAAGGAAAGAATATTGCTAATCCAATAGCTTCAATTTTATCGGTTGCCTTGTTACTAGAACATTTTGGTTTGGATGTAGAATCAAAAAAAGTAATTGCAGCTGTCGAAAAAGCTATTGTTAATAATGTAATTACAGTTGATTTAAAAGTAGATTCTCAATTTGGAACCAACGAAGTGGGCGATTTTATTTCTAATTATATTCTTAATGAAGGCGATTTGTATTTTAAAAAGGATTTTGTTCAATTGGGTCAATCAACAATAGTATAG